The Acidobacteriota bacterium genome contains the following window.
AAGAACGGGACACGCGGTGATTGTTGCAGACGCTTCGGCGGTCCTTGAGTTGCTCTTGGGAACAACTGCCTCGGTTGACATTCAGAGGCGACTTCTTGAGAGCGGAGAGTCTCTGCATGCGCCTCATCTGATTGATCTTGAGATAGCTCAGGTCCTGCGGCGGTACGTACTAATTGGGGAAATGACTCCGCAACGAGGGAAGCAAGCACTGGACGACTTGCCGGATCTGCCGATTATTCGCTACCCGCACGACTTGTTTCTCTCGCGTATTTGGGCACTTCGTCACAACGTAACGGCCTACGATGCGGCCTACCTGGCCCTTGCAGAATCGCTTCCGGCGCCATTGATTACTTGTGACGCTCGATTGGCCGCCACCCTCGGTCATCGAGCGACCGTCGAGCTTGTCCGGACGGGTCGCGCTTGACCATTCATATCTTTACCTCAAGAACGGGGCTCCGAATTCCGTCTGCCTCGAATTTCATGCGGCCCAGAGGGGCTGGTCTCTTCACGCTTCTGCAGCCGACCGAACGTCCGTTTTTGCAAAGTCCTCGCCCTTGAACAGGAGTGGGGCGTCCAGATGCCTGGCTAAGGCGTAGGAGAAGCAGTCGCCGTAGTTCAGGGACGCGCCATGACCGCTGCTCTTGCCGTACCTTCGATAGGCATCGAAGGCAATGTCGGCAATTCGGGGCGCAACCTCCATGACCATCATGCCGCTCTTGAGAAGGAAGGCATCCAACGCCAGGACCGCGCTGTCGCCGGTTCGAGCGAACAAGACTATTCTGGTCTCAAGCAGGCTAGCCGCACTGACATAAGTGGCGGTCGCCGCTTCGATCAATTCATTGAACTGGCGGCGTTCCGGTTCGTCGTTCATGATGGCGACGAGTGCCGATGTGTCGACAACCATCAGTCGGGAAGCCCCCGTTCGTCGTAGCCGATGATCTCTTCGGCACTCCGCCTGTCGTGGCGAGGCAACCCGGCGCAATGCAGGGCAATGTGGTCCAGTTCATCGGCAAGCCGGACGGCACGGCGGGTTTTTTCTACCTGCTCCAGTCTCTCCAGCACAGCCCGTTTGACGGCTTGGGTCAACGATTCTCCGGTCAGGGATGCGAGCCGTCTGGCCAAGGCGTGTGTGTCGGCGTCCTTGATGTTCAGTGGCATGGATGATTCCTCCATGGTGTAGTTTATGGAGGAAGTACAGAAAATTCAACCAAAGACGTCCTGCCCGCGCCAAGAGCCGGCAGGCTACACGTCACTTCAATCACGACGGAGCCTTCACAAGAATCGTTTCACATGCCAGCGCAACCATGCGGCCTCGATTTCTCCAGCGCTCCTCAGTACTCCAGGCTCGGCGACGCCCCGCCGTTCCTGCTTGCCCGGATGTCGTAGCAGTTGAGCACGCCCTGGTTGCGGATGTAGAGTCTGCCGCCGCTGACCACGGGGTGGGCCCAACTGGGCCAGCCCTGGTCAGCCACCTCGAAGCGCCCTTTCTCCCGATACCCATCCGTCGTGGCTTCGGCCAGGCCCACCACGTTCTTTTCGCTGAACAGGTAGAGATGGCCGTCGGCATAGGTCAACGATCCCTTGCCCACGCTGCGGTCCTTCCACATCACCTTCCCGGTCTCGAATTCCATGCAGGTGAGGATGGCGGCCGAGAACCCGTAGAGATAGCCGTCGACCAGGACGACCCCTCCGTG
Protein-coding sequences here:
- a CDS encoding type II toxin-antitoxin system VapB family antitoxin; translated protein: MPLNIKDADTHALARRLASLTGESLTQAVKRAVLERLEQVEKTRRAVRLADELDHIALHCAGLPRHDRRSAEEIIGYDERGLPD
- a CDS encoding type II toxin-antitoxin system VapC family toxin — its product is MVVDTSALVAIMNDEPERRQFNELIEAATATYVSAASLLETRIVLFARTGDSAVLALDAFLLKSGMMVMEVAPRIADIAFDAYRRYGKSSGHGASLNYGDCFSYALARHLDAPLLFKGEDFAKTDVRSAAEA
- a CDS encoding type II toxin-antitoxin system VapC family toxin, with the translated sequence MIVADASAVLELLLGTTASVDIQRRLLESGESLHAPHLIDLEIAQVLRRYVLIGEMTPQRGKQALDDLPDLPIIRYPHDLFLSRIWALRHNVTAYDAAYLALAESLPAPLITCDARLAATLGHRATVELVRTGRA